From Lagopus muta isolate bLagMut1 chromosome 15, bLagMut1 primary, whole genome shotgun sequence, the proteins below share one genomic window:
- the IGFALS gene encoding insulin-like growth factor-binding protein complex acid labile subunit isoform X3: protein MSADRGRVPLLLPLVLLLAAASQPQDGDVPKEPPATEPLRCPNPCACSLDDYSEELNVFCSGRNLTQLPEDIPTNAKALWLDGNNFTQLPAAAFRNLSGLDFLDLQSSQLAAVEQHAFHGLRSLYHLHLERNRLKYLAPHTFLHTQNLVSLSLNNNFFSKVEEGLFAGLSNLWYLNLGWNSLVVLPDKVFHDLPNLRELILAGNKLPYLQHQLFCSLTELKELDLSGNALKGIKINIFVKLQKLQKLYLNNNQINAIAPRAFMGMKSLRWLDLSHNRLTSLYEDTFLGLLSLHVLRLSTNSITNLRPRTFKDLQFLEELQLGHNRIWSLAERTFDGLGQLEVLSLNNNQLQDIKAGAFLGLYNVAVMHLSANCIKTLPEYVFEGVTKLHSLHLEHSCLSRIRANTFSSLTSLRRLFLQHNAISIIEDQSFRELHELLELDLKHNRLSHLSPQLFVGLSNLEYLFLSFNQILDISQDTFSPLRRLFWLDLSHNQLATLDNAIITQLANLRYLSLRNNSLETFSVGFLCPSFTLEQLWLGGNNWHCNCSLKGLRDFALRHPSVVPRFVQSVAEGDDSHVPIYTYNNLTCFQPPSLVGLDLRDTSEDNFAHC from the exons ATGAGCGCAGACAGAG gcagggtcCCCCTCCTGCTCCCCCTGGTCCTGCTGTTGGCTGCTGCATCCCAACCCCAGGACGGGGACGTCCCCAAGGAGCCCCCAGCCACAGAGCCCCTGCGCTGCCCCAacccctgtgcctgcagcttgGATGACTACAGCGAGGAGCTCAACGTCTTCTGCAGCGGCCGCAACCTGACGCAGCTCCCTGAGGACATCCCCACCAACGCCAAAGCCCTCTGGCTGGATGGCAACAACTTCACCCAGCTGCCAGCCGCAGCCTTCAGGAACCTCTCAGGGTTGGACTTCCTGgacctgcagagcagccagctggCTGCAGTGGAGCAGCACGCCTTCCATGGCCTGCGCAGCCTCTACCACCTCCACCTGGAGCGCAACCGCCTCAAGTACCTGGCACCCCACACCTTCCTGCACACCCAGAACCTCGTGTCCCTCAGCCTCAACAACAACTTCTTCAGCAAGGTGGAAGAAGGGCTGTTTGCGGGGCTCTCCAATCTGTGGTACCTGAACCTGGGCTGGAACTCGCTGGTGGTCCTGCCTGACAAGGTTTTCCATGACTTGCCCAACCTGAGGGAGCTGATCCTGGCTGGGAACAAGCTCCCCTacctccagcaccagctctTCTGTAGCCTTAcagagctgaaggagctggaccTCAGTGGGAATGCGCTCAAGGGCATCAAGATCAACATCTTCGTCAAGTTGCAGAAGCTGCAAAAGCTCTACTTGAACAACAACCAGATCAATGCCATCGCACCCCGTGCGTTCATGGGCATGAAGTCCCTCCGATGGCTGGATCTCTCCCACAACCGCCTCACCTCACTGTATGAGGACACGTTTCTGGGTCTCCTGAGCCTGCACGTCCTACGCTTGTCCACCAACTCCATCACCAACCTGAGGCCCAGGACTTTCAAAGACCTCCAGttcctggaggagctgcagctgggacaCAACAGGATCTGGAGCTTGGCAGAAAGGACTTTCGATGGGTTGGGTCAACTGGAGGTCCTCAGCCTCAACAACAACCAGCTGCAGGACATCAAGGCTGGGGCCTTCCTCGGGCTGTACAACGTGGCGGTGATGCACTTGTCCGCCAACTGCATCAAGACTCTGCCCGAATACGTGTTTGAGGGAGTCACCAAGCTGCACAGCCTCCACctggagcacagctgcctgAGCAGGATCAGGGCCAACACGTTCTCCAGCCTCACCAGCCTGCGGCggctcttcctgcagcacaacGCCATCTCCATCATCGAAGACCAAAGCTTCAGAGAGCTGCACGAGCTGCTGGAGCTCGACCTGAAGCACAACAGGCTGAGCCACCTCTCACCCCAGCTCTTTGTGGGTTTGAGCAACCTGGAGtacctcttcctctccttcaaCCAAATCCTGGACATCTCTCAGGACACCTTCAGCCCGCTCCGCAGGCTCTTCTGGCTCGACCTCTCCCATAACCAGCTGGCGACGCTGGACAACGCCATCATCACGCAGCTTGCCAACCTGCGCTACCTCAGTCTGAGGAACAACTCCCTAGAGACCTTCTCGGTGGGATTCTTGTGCCCTTCCTTCACACTGGAGCAGCTCTGGCTTGGGGGGAACAACTGGCACTGCAACTGCTCGCTGAAGGGGCTGCGGGATTTCGCCCTGCGGCACCCCAGCGTGGTCCCACGCTTTGTCCAGTCCGTCGCCGAGGGGGATGACTCCCACGTCCCTATTTACACCTACAACAACCTCACCTGCTTCCAGCCCCCCAGCCTCGTGGGCCTGGACCTCCGCGACACCAGTGAGGACAACTTTGCTCACTGCTGA
- the IGFALS gene encoding insulin-like growth factor-binding protein complex acid labile subunit isoform X2, translated as MSADRAGRVPLLLPLVLLLAAASQPQDGDVPKEPPATEPLRCPNPCACSLDDYSEELNVFCSGRNLTQLPEDIPTNAKALWLDGNNFTQLPAAAFRNLSGLDFLDLQSSQLAAVEQHAFHGLRSLYHLHLERNRLKYLAPHTFLHTQNLVSLSLNNNFFSKVEEGLFAGLSNLWYLNLGWNSLVVLPDKVFHDLPNLRELILAGNKLPYLQHQLFCSLTELKELDLSGNALKGIKINIFVKLQKLQKLYLNNNQINAIAPRAFMGMKSLRWLDLSHNRLTSLYEDTFLGLLSLHVLRLSTNSITNLRPRTFKDLQFLEELQLGHNRIWSLAERTFDGLGQLEVLSLNNNQLQDIKAGAFLGLYNVAVMHLSANCIKTLPEYVFEGVTKLHSLHLEHSCLSRIRANTFSSLTSLRRLFLQHNAISIIEDQSFRELHELLELDLKHNRLSHLSPQLFVGLSNLEYLFLSFNQILDISQDTFSPLRRLFWLDLSHNQLATLDNAIITQLANLRYLSLRNNSLETFSVGFLCPSFTLEQLWLGGNNWHCNCSLKGLRDFALRHPSVVPRFVQSVAEGDDSHVPIYTYNNLTCFQPPSLVGLDLRDTSEDNFAHC; from the exons ATGAGCGCAGACAGAG caggcagggtcCCCCTCCTGCTCCCCCTGGTCCTGCTGTTGGCTGCTGCATCCCAACCCCAGGACGGGGACGTCCCCAAGGAGCCCCCAGCCACAGAGCCCCTGCGCTGCCCCAacccctgtgcctgcagcttgGATGACTACAGCGAGGAGCTCAACGTCTTCTGCAGCGGCCGCAACCTGACGCAGCTCCCTGAGGACATCCCCACCAACGCCAAAGCCCTCTGGCTGGATGGCAACAACTTCACCCAGCTGCCAGCCGCAGCCTTCAGGAACCTCTCAGGGTTGGACTTCCTGgacctgcagagcagccagctggCTGCAGTGGAGCAGCACGCCTTCCATGGCCTGCGCAGCCTCTACCACCTCCACCTGGAGCGCAACCGCCTCAAGTACCTGGCACCCCACACCTTCCTGCACACCCAGAACCTCGTGTCCCTCAGCCTCAACAACAACTTCTTCAGCAAGGTGGAAGAAGGGCTGTTTGCGGGGCTCTCCAATCTGTGGTACCTGAACCTGGGCTGGAACTCGCTGGTGGTCCTGCCTGACAAGGTTTTCCATGACTTGCCCAACCTGAGGGAGCTGATCCTGGCTGGGAACAAGCTCCCCTacctccagcaccagctctTCTGTAGCCTTAcagagctgaaggagctggaccTCAGTGGGAATGCGCTCAAGGGCATCAAGATCAACATCTTCGTCAAGTTGCAGAAGCTGCAAAAGCTCTACTTGAACAACAACCAGATCAATGCCATCGCACCCCGTGCGTTCATGGGCATGAAGTCCCTCCGATGGCTGGATCTCTCCCACAACCGCCTCACCTCACTGTATGAGGACACGTTTCTGGGTCTCCTGAGCCTGCACGTCCTACGCTTGTCCACCAACTCCATCACCAACCTGAGGCCCAGGACTTTCAAAGACCTCCAGttcctggaggagctgcagctgggacaCAACAGGATCTGGAGCTTGGCAGAAAGGACTTTCGATGGGTTGGGTCAACTGGAGGTCCTCAGCCTCAACAACAACCAGCTGCAGGACATCAAGGCTGGGGCCTTCCTCGGGCTGTACAACGTGGCGGTGATGCACTTGTCCGCCAACTGCATCAAGACTCTGCCCGAATACGTGTTTGAGGGAGTCACCAAGCTGCACAGCCTCCACctggagcacagctgcctgAGCAGGATCAGGGCCAACACGTTCTCCAGCCTCACCAGCCTGCGGCggctcttcctgcagcacaacGCCATCTCCATCATCGAAGACCAAAGCTTCAGAGAGCTGCACGAGCTGCTGGAGCTCGACCTGAAGCACAACAGGCTGAGCCACCTCTCACCCCAGCTCTTTGTGGGTTTGAGCAACCTGGAGtacctcttcctctccttcaaCCAAATCCTGGACATCTCTCAGGACACCTTCAGCCCGCTCCGCAGGCTCTTCTGGCTCGACCTCTCCCATAACCAGCTGGCGACGCTGGACAACGCCATCATCACGCAGCTTGCCAACCTGCGCTACCTCAGTCTGAGGAACAACTCCCTAGAGACCTTCTCGGTGGGATTCTTGTGCCCTTCCTTCACACTGGAGCAGCTCTGGCTTGGGGGGAACAACTGGCACTGCAACTGCTCGCTGAAGGGGCTGCGGGATTTCGCCCTGCGGCACCCCAGCGTGGTCCCACGCTTTGTCCAGTCCGTCGCCGAGGGGGATGACTCCCACGTCCCTATTTACACCTACAACAACCTCACCTGCTTCCAGCCCCCCAGCCTCGTGGGCCTGGACCTCCGCGACACCAGTGAGGACAACTTTGCTCACTGCTGA
- the IGFALS gene encoding insulin-like growth factor-binding protein complex acid labile subunit isoform X1 → MSADRGKAERAGQGEGRRGTAGPPPGLCNAAAAGRVPLLLPLVLLLAAASQPQDGDVPKEPPATEPLRCPNPCACSLDDYSEELNVFCSGRNLTQLPEDIPTNAKALWLDGNNFTQLPAAAFRNLSGLDFLDLQSSQLAAVEQHAFHGLRSLYHLHLERNRLKYLAPHTFLHTQNLVSLSLNNNFFSKVEEGLFAGLSNLWYLNLGWNSLVVLPDKVFHDLPNLRELILAGNKLPYLQHQLFCSLTELKELDLSGNALKGIKINIFVKLQKLQKLYLNNNQINAIAPRAFMGMKSLRWLDLSHNRLTSLYEDTFLGLLSLHVLRLSTNSITNLRPRTFKDLQFLEELQLGHNRIWSLAERTFDGLGQLEVLSLNNNQLQDIKAGAFLGLYNVAVMHLSANCIKTLPEYVFEGVTKLHSLHLEHSCLSRIRANTFSSLTSLRRLFLQHNAISIIEDQSFRELHELLELDLKHNRLSHLSPQLFVGLSNLEYLFLSFNQILDISQDTFSPLRRLFWLDLSHNQLATLDNAIITQLANLRYLSLRNNSLETFSVGFLCPSFTLEQLWLGGNNWHCNCSLKGLRDFALRHPSVVPRFVQSVAEGDDSHVPIYTYNNLTCFQPPSLVGLDLRDTSEDNFAHC, encoded by the exons ATGAGCGCAGACAGAGGTAAGGCAGAGAGAGCCGGGCAGGGCGAGGGGCGCAGGGGGACAGCCGGCCCCCCCCCGGGACTTTGCAATGCGGCTGCCG caggcagggtcCCCCTCCTGCTCCCCCTGGTCCTGCTGTTGGCTGCTGCATCCCAACCCCAGGACGGGGACGTCCCCAAGGAGCCCCCAGCCACAGAGCCCCTGCGCTGCCCCAacccctgtgcctgcagcttgGATGACTACAGCGAGGAGCTCAACGTCTTCTGCAGCGGCCGCAACCTGACGCAGCTCCCTGAGGACATCCCCACCAACGCCAAAGCCCTCTGGCTGGATGGCAACAACTTCACCCAGCTGCCAGCCGCAGCCTTCAGGAACCTCTCAGGGTTGGACTTCCTGgacctgcagagcagccagctggCTGCAGTGGAGCAGCACGCCTTCCATGGCCTGCGCAGCCTCTACCACCTCCACCTGGAGCGCAACCGCCTCAAGTACCTGGCACCCCACACCTTCCTGCACACCCAGAACCTCGTGTCCCTCAGCCTCAACAACAACTTCTTCAGCAAGGTGGAAGAAGGGCTGTTTGCGGGGCTCTCCAATCTGTGGTACCTGAACCTGGGCTGGAACTCGCTGGTGGTCCTGCCTGACAAGGTTTTCCATGACTTGCCCAACCTGAGGGAGCTGATCCTGGCTGGGAACAAGCTCCCCTacctccagcaccagctctTCTGTAGCCTTAcagagctgaaggagctggaccTCAGTGGGAATGCGCTCAAGGGCATCAAGATCAACATCTTCGTCAAGTTGCAGAAGCTGCAAAAGCTCTACTTGAACAACAACCAGATCAATGCCATCGCACCCCGTGCGTTCATGGGCATGAAGTCCCTCCGATGGCTGGATCTCTCCCACAACCGCCTCACCTCACTGTATGAGGACACGTTTCTGGGTCTCCTGAGCCTGCACGTCCTACGCTTGTCCACCAACTCCATCACCAACCTGAGGCCCAGGACTTTCAAAGACCTCCAGttcctggaggagctgcagctgggacaCAACAGGATCTGGAGCTTGGCAGAAAGGACTTTCGATGGGTTGGGTCAACTGGAGGTCCTCAGCCTCAACAACAACCAGCTGCAGGACATCAAGGCTGGGGCCTTCCTCGGGCTGTACAACGTGGCGGTGATGCACTTGTCCGCCAACTGCATCAAGACTCTGCCCGAATACGTGTTTGAGGGAGTCACCAAGCTGCACAGCCTCCACctggagcacagctgcctgAGCAGGATCAGGGCCAACACGTTCTCCAGCCTCACCAGCCTGCGGCggctcttcctgcagcacaacGCCATCTCCATCATCGAAGACCAAAGCTTCAGAGAGCTGCACGAGCTGCTGGAGCTCGACCTGAAGCACAACAGGCTGAGCCACCTCTCACCCCAGCTCTTTGTGGGTTTGAGCAACCTGGAGtacctcttcctctccttcaaCCAAATCCTGGACATCTCTCAGGACACCTTCAGCCCGCTCCGCAGGCTCTTCTGGCTCGACCTCTCCCATAACCAGCTGGCGACGCTGGACAACGCCATCATCACGCAGCTTGCCAACCTGCGCTACCTCAGTCTGAGGAACAACTCCCTAGAGACCTTCTCGGTGGGATTCTTGTGCCCTTCCTTCACACTGGAGCAGCTCTGGCTTGGGGGGAACAACTGGCACTGCAACTGCTCGCTGAAGGGGCTGCGGGATTTCGCCCTGCGGCACCCCAGCGTGGTCCCACGCTTTGTCCAGTCCGTCGCCGAGGGGGATGACTCCCACGTCCCTATTTACACCTACAACAACCTCACCTGCTTCCAGCCCCCCAGCCTCGTGGGCCTGGACCTCCGCGACACCAGTGAGGACAACTTTGCTCACTGCTGA